In the genome of Flexistipes sinusarabici DSM 4947, one region contains:
- a CDS encoding FAD-dependent oxidoreductase, whose translation MKVAVIGGIAAGLSAASRVKKENKNAEVVVFEKRGDLSYGACGMPYNLTMENSPPESLYALDYQTITQKRGIDYRLYTQVNEILPEKNKLKVYDFNNNERYDYHYDYLVCATGAIYNRLDFEGFDERVFYFKNLNHLRNLKNFLYKNKPKKACLVGAGYINLELAENLVNLGIDVTIIEKSDRLLPFLPVEQQQFALSHLESKGVKVFLNTDIISKQGNLFNTSKGTFECDFVVVAIGVKPNTEIFHGSGITLGIKNAVKVNHNLQTNIENIFAAGDCAEHYVPLLKDWTYMPLGTTANKMGRISGYNIANINNMETFYGINQSAAFRIFDISVATTGLNEKQLSDYKFNYKKTEISIPDRPEYIGGDTQKICLLYDSKTGQIYGAQITGHGTVAKRIDILSTAIHAGMTVEDFSHTDLTYAPPFANVWDSLLVAANVALKNL comes from the coding sequence ATGAAAGTTGCTGTTATCGGAGGAATTGCCGCCGGATTGTCCGCTGCAAGCAGGGTAAAAAAAGAGAACAAAAACGCCGAAGTTGTTGTGTTTGAAAAAAGAGGTGACCTCTCCTATGGGGCATGTGGTATGCCCTATAATCTAACAATGGAAAATAGCCCTCCGGAAAGTCTTTACGCTCTTGATTATCAAACCATAACCCAAAAAAGGGGTATTGATTACAGACTGTATACCCAGGTTAATGAAATACTGCCTGAGAAAAACAAGCTTAAAGTATATGATTTCAACAATAACGAAAGATACGATTACCATTACGATTATCTCGTTTGTGCAACCGGTGCAATATACAACAGGCTTGATTTCGAAGGATTTGACGAAAGGGTTTTCTATTTTAAAAATCTTAATCATCTGCGAAATCTGAAAAACTTTCTCTATAAAAATAAACCGAAAAAGGCATGTTTGGTTGGTGCCGGCTATATTAATCTGGAACTGGCTGAAAACCTTGTTAACCTCGGTATTGATGTTACTATAATCGAAAAGTCAGACAGGCTGCTGCCTTTTTTACCCGTGGAACAGCAGCAATTTGCTCTCTCACACCTTGAGTCAAAAGGGGTAAAAGTGTTTCTAAACACAGATATAATTTCAAAACAGGGCAATCTGTTTAACACTTCCAAAGGAACTTTTGAATGTGACTTTGTTGTTGTGGCAATAGGAGTAAAACCTAATACCGAAATTTTTCATGGCTCGGGCATTACCCTTGGTATAAAAAATGCTGTAAAAGTAAACCACAATCTGCAGACTAACATCGAAAACATCTTTGCAGCAGGCGATTGCGCAGAACATTATGTTCCGCTTTTGAAAGACTGGACATATATGCCTCTGGGAACAACAGCGAATAAAATGGGAAGAATTTCAGGTTACAATATTGCCAACATAAATAATATGGAAACCTTTTACGGAATAAACCAGTCAGCGGCATTCAGGATATTTGATATTTCCGTAGCAACAACCGGCCTGAACGAAAAGCAATTAAGTGATTACAAGTTCAACTATAAAAAAACCGAAATAAGTATCCCGGACAGACCTGAATATATAGGGGGCGATACACAGAAAATATGTTTACTGTACGACAGCAAAACGGGACAAATATACGGCGCTCAGATAACGGGACACGGAACGGTTGCAAAAAGAATTGATATTTTATCAACAGCCATACATGCAGGAATGACTGTTGAAGATTTTTCCCATACAGATCTTACATATGCTCCGCCTTTTGCAAATGTATGGGACAGTCTTCTGGTGGCAGCAAATGTAGCATTAAAAAATTTATAA
- a CDS encoding universal stress protein — translation MYKTEKILVPTDFSEFSDKALKKAVDIAETFNSEIFLLHVIPDEVGISMAYLDNETQKELNERMKKESMNEMKKQAEKILKGKNLKINYTVKKGVPYHEILNYETEAGTDLLVIASHSKSFIEEAFFGSTTEKVVRRSKCSVFVVRD, via the coding sequence ATGTACAAAACAGAAAAAATATTGGTTCCCACTGATTTTTCAGAGTTCTCCGATAAAGCTTTGAAGAAGGCTGTCGATATCGCTGAAACGTTTAATTCCGAAATTTTTCTTCTTCATGTAATCCCCGATGAAGTGGGAATATCCATGGCTTATTTGGATAACGAAACCCAAAAAGAACTTAATGAAAGAATGAAAAAAGAAAGTATGAATGAGATGAAAAAGCAGGCAGAAAAAATTCTTAAAGGAAAGAACTTAAAAATAAATTATACCGTTAAAAAAGGTGTACCATATCATGAAATTTTAAACTATGAAACCGAAGCCGGAACCGACCTTCTGGTCATTGCATCACACAGCAAATCTTTTATCGAGGAAGCTTTCTTCGGAAGTACAACTGAAAAAGTTGTAAGAAGATCAAAGTGTTCTGTATTTGTTGTAAGAGATTAA
- the lysA gene encoding diaminopimelate decarboxylase translates to MSEKKVPFNKEKIEKIAEKYPTPFHIYDEKAIRENARRLKKAFSWLGDDFKEYFAVKATPNPHILKIMKDEGFGTDCSSLPELILSEKTGITGENIMFTSNETPAKEYSKAKELGAIINLDDITHINYLEEQVGLPELLSFRYNPGPLREGNAIIGNPEEAKYGFTKEQLFEGYRMIKEKGVKRFGIHTMVASNELNADYFVETVNMLVDLVIEIHSKLGINFEFINMGGGIGIPYQPDQEPVDLEYVAGEVKKIFDKKIKGSELDPLKLYMENGRMITGPYGYLVARAIHKKEIYKNYIGLDASMANLMRPGMYQAYHHVTVLGKENKPHDHTYDIVGSLCENNDKFAIDRKLPKIDIGDIIVIHDAGAHGHAMGFNYNGKLRSAELLIRPDGSVKQIRRAETIEDYFATLDFSDL, encoded by the coding sequence ATGTCTGAGAAGAAAGTTCCTTTTAATAAAGAAAAAATAGAGAAGATTGCTGAAAAGTACCCCACACCGTTTCATATTTATGACGAGAAGGCAATCAGAGAAAATGCCCGCAGGCTGAAGAAAGCTTTCAGCTGGCTTGGTGACGATTTTAAGGAGTATTTTGCCGTAAAAGCCACCCCCAATCCTCATATATTAAAAATAATGAAGGATGAAGGATTCGGCACGGACTGCAGCTCCCTTCCGGAGCTCATCTTATCTGAAAAAACCGGTATAACCGGCGAAAATATTATGTTTACCTCAAATGAAACACCTGCAAAAGAATACAGTAAAGCCAAAGAGCTGGGCGCTATCATTAATCTTGATGATATAACTCACATCAATTATTTGGAAGAGCAGGTGGGGTTGCCGGAATTGCTGAGTTTCAGATATAATCCAGGGCCTTTGAGAGAGGGGAATGCCATAATAGGCAATCCCGAGGAGGCTAAATACGGTTTTACCAAAGAGCAGCTATTTGAAGGATACCGTATGATAAAAGAGAAAGGAGTGAAACGTTTTGGTATTCATACAATGGTGGCTTCAAATGAACTTAATGCCGATTACTTTGTTGAGACCGTTAATATGCTGGTGGACTTGGTTATCGAAATCCACAGTAAGCTGGGAATAAATTTTGAATTTATCAATATGGGAGGCGGAATAGGTATTCCGTATCAGCCTGATCAAGAGCCGGTTGATCTCGAATATGTTGCTGGTGAAGTGAAGAAAATATTTGATAAAAAGATAAAAGGTTCTGAACTGGATCCGTTGAAACTTTATATGGAAAACGGCAGAATGATAACCGGTCCGTATGGATATCTTGTAGCGAGAGCTATTCATAAAAAAGAAATCTATAAAAATTACATAGGACTTGATGCAAGTATGGCTAATCTGATGAGGCCCGGCATGTATCAGGCATATCATCATGTAACCGTCTTGGGCAAAGAAAATAAACCTCATGATCATACATACGATATAGTGGGGTCTTTGTGTGAAAATAACGATAAGTTTGCCATAGACCGTAAACTGCCTAAAATTGATATCGGCGATATCATTGTAATCCATGACGCAGGTGCGCATGGTCATGCAATGGGATTTAATTATAACGGTAAACTCAGATCTGCCGAACTCCTCATTAGGCCTGACGGCAGCGTAAAGCAGATAAGGAGAGCGGAAACAATTGAAGATTATTTTGCAACGCTGGATTTTTCAGATTTGTAA
- a CDS encoding HU family DNA-binding protein, translating into MTKSELVAKIAMKSGLTKTDAEKALNAFQDSVMEAVKKNDKVTLVGFGSFEQKQRQARKGRNPQTGAEIKIPAGKTPKFTPGKNFKEAVK; encoded by the coding sequence ATGACAAAGTCAGAACTTGTAGCAAAAATTGCAATGAAAAGCGGTTTGACAAAAACAGACGCTGAAAAGGCTCTGAATGCATTTCAGGACAGTGTGATGGAAGCAGTAAAGAAAAACGACAAGGTTACTTTGGTAGGTTTCGGAAGCTTTGAACAGAAACAGCGTCAGGCAAGGAAAGGACGCAATCCTCAAACAGGTGCTGAAATAAAAATACCAGCCGGAAAGACTCCTAAGTTTACGCCCGGCAAGAATTTTAAAGAAGCAGTTAAGTAA
- the glpK gene encoding glycerol kinase GlpK: MGKKQYILSIDQGTTSSRAVIFNKTGRIITIAQKEFSQILPKPGWVEQDPLEIWSSVQSVIAEALANSGLTGGSIQAVGIANQRETTVIWDKNTGKPVYNAIVWQSRQTADICRQLKSKELENIFREKTGLVIDPYFSGTKIKWILDNVEGARQKAEKGDLLFGTIDTWLLWKLTKGKVHATDYSNASRTLLYNIHQLQWDNKLLNYLNIPSSILPEVKNSSKIFGHTVPETFSGYSVPIGGIAGDQQAALFGQICFEKGMVKNTYGTGCFILMNTGDKAYHSENGLLTTIAWGINNKIDYALEGSVFVAGAAVQWLRDGLKIIEDAGEIETEAAKVKDSGGVYVVPAFVGLGTPYWDAEARGSIFGLTRGTKKEHLARATLESIAYQSKDVISVMQKETGMEIPLLKVDGGAVSNNILMQFQSDILDTKIQRPLCMETTALGAAFLAGLAVGFWKDTKEIAETWKVDKEFTPKMDTKTADNLYGKWLKAVRAAMSYKP, encoded by the coding sequence ATGGGAAAAAAGCAGTATATCCTGTCGATCGATCAGGGCACGACAAGCTCAAGAGCTGTTATATTTAACAAAACCGGTAGAATTATAACTATTGCACAAAAAGAGTTCTCCCAAATATTGCCAAAACCCGGTTGGGTGGAACAGGATCCTCTGGAAATATGGTCGTCCGTCCAGTCTGTAATTGCAGAAGCTTTGGCAAATTCTGGCCTTACTGGTGGCAGTATTCAGGCAGTCGGCATTGCCAATCAGCGGGAAACAACGGTTATATGGGATAAAAACACGGGAAAACCTGTTTATAACGCCATAGTTTGGCAATCAAGACAGACTGCTGATATATGCCGGCAGCTAAAAAGCAAAGAGTTAGAAAACATTTTCCGGGAAAAAACCGGCCTTGTAATTGATCCATATTTTTCTGGAACAAAAATAAAGTGGATTCTCGACAACGTTGAAGGAGCGCGGCAAAAAGCTGAAAAGGGAGACTTGCTTTTCGGAACAATCGACACCTGGCTGCTCTGGAAACTGACAAAAGGCAAAGTCCATGCAACTGATTACAGCAACGCTTCCAGAACACTCCTTTACAACATCCACCAGCTACAATGGGATAACAAGCTGCTGAATTACCTTAATATCCCCTCATCAATACTTCCCGAAGTCAAAAATTCCTCGAAAATTTTCGGACACACCGTTCCTGAAACGTTTTCCGGTTACAGCGTCCCGATTGGCGGCATTGCAGGTGACCAGCAGGCGGCATTATTCGGTCAGATCTGTTTTGAAAAAGGTATGGTGAAGAACACATACGGAACAGGATGTTTTATACTGATGAATACGGGGGACAAAGCATACCATTCAGAAAATGGGTTACTCACAACAATTGCATGGGGGATTAATAATAAAATAGATTACGCTCTTGAAGGCTCGGTTTTTGTAGCCGGAGCTGCAGTTCAATGGCTTAGGGACGGGTTAAAAATTATAGAAGACGCCGGAGAAATTGAGACAGAGGCCGCTAAAGTAAAAGATTCAGGCGGAGTATATGTGGTTCCTGCATTTGTAGGTTTGGGAACGCCGTATTGGGATGCGGAGGCAAGAGGGAGTATCTTCGGATTAACGAGGGGAACAAAAAAAGAGCACCTTGCAAGGGCAACACTTGAATCAATCGCATATCAAAGCAAGGATGTGATATCTGTAATGCAGAAGGAAACAGGAATGGAAATTCCGCTTCTCAAGGTTGACGGGGGAGCTGTTTCAAACAATATATTAATGCAGTTCCAAAGCGACATTCTGGATACTAAAATTCAGAGGCCTCTTTGTATGGAAACAACTGCATTGGGGGCAGCTTTTCTGGCAGGACTCGCGGTGGGTTTCTGGAAAGATACAAAGGAAATTGCTGAAACATGGAAAGTCGACAAAGAATTTACTCCCAAAATGGATACAAAAACAGCTGATAATCTATACGGGAAATGGCTGAAGGCTGTGAGAGCGGCAATGAGTTACAAACCGTAA
- a CDS encoding YrhK family protein — protein MRKTDDRDITITLGKDRLVIQKRYKFASILNDFLIAVWFLMGSIMFLYPDWVKAGTWLFILGSAQLLIRPCIRLAHHIHLKKLPESHWEM, from the coding sequence ATGAGAAAAACGGATGACAGGGACATCACCATCACGTTGGGAAAAGACAGACTTGTAATACAGAAACGCTATAAATTTGCCAGTATATTAAACGATTTTTTGATAGCTGTATGGTTTCTCATGGGAAGCATTATGTTTTTATATCCCGACTGGGTCAAAGCCGGGACATGGCTCTTTATTCTGGGAAGTGCCCAGCTCTTAATAAGACCGTGCATACGCTTAGCCCATCATATTCATTTGAAAAAACTTCCGGAATCTCACTGGGAAATGTGA
- the recJ gene encoding single-stranded-DNA-specific exonuclease RecJ, which yields MSIHPVIHKILTGRGVLNKQKFLQPSLKDLSDPLNIVPQGAGELVADTIRQNNKIYIYGDYDVDGVCSAALLVNFFKELGFENYQTLIPSRYENGYGLTPDTARQMAEDGADMVITVDCGITSVKEVEYLKNHNLKVIVTDHHLPKYGQPEADFIINPKINPKKRNEPDYSLCGCGVVFKLLQIIRRILNRKDINLKKYLDLVGMATVADIVPLTGDNRILVKYGLDVINSTPSPGIKALVEISKLKDKKIKSYHHGFVLGPRINASGRMDIADTALKLLTGDDYAKNLKLAEELDNKNKDRQDLCEITFNEAVNITERDKYGKNRVIVVYQPHWVKGIIGIVASRIMEKYYRPVIIFGGEDRLQEGVTGSARSIDGIDMFEILSKIDRDSPGLLKKFGGHAKAAGLSVTRENIDKFRNKINEIVCSECKEEVFIKKNDYDLDITVDDIDVNLAKALELLEPFGEGNRKPLFRIKNPVIENQRIIGKNGEHLMFELGNVNGKKVRGIQFNTAKSEINPEQLFGYVECNRYNGGEYCQVKIIS from the coding sequence TTGTCAATACATCCTGTAATACATAAAATACTTACTGGCAGAGGAGTGTTGAATAAACAGAAATTTTTACAACCGAGTCTGAAAGATTTATCCGATCCTTTAAATATAGTCCCTCAAGGTGCCGGCGAATTGGTTGCAGACACTATCAGGCAAAACAATAAGATTTATATTTACGGAGACTATGATGTAGACGGTGTTTGCTCCGCGGCACTCCTAGTTAATTTTTTTAAAGAATTAGGTTTTGAAAATTATCAAACACTTATACCCAGCAGATATGAAAACGGTTATGGATTAACACCTGATACAGCACGACAGATGGCTGAAGACGGGGCAGATATGGTTATTACTGTTGACTGCGGTATAACCTCTGTTAAAGAAGTAGAATATTTAAAAAATCATAACCTAAAAGTAATTGTCACAGACCACCATCTGCCAAAGTATGGACAGCCTGAAGCTGATTTTATTATAAACCCGAAAATAAACCCCAAAAAAAGGAATGAGCCGGATTACAGTTTATGCGGATGTGGAGTTGTCTTTAAACTGCTCCAGATAATCAGGCGAATTTTAAACAGAAAAGATATAAATTTAAAAAAATACCTGGATCTTGTAGGGATGGCCACCGTGGCGGATATTGTACCACTGACAGGAGACAACAGGATTCTTGTAAAATACGGCCTTGACGTAATAAACAGCACCCCCTCACCCGGTATAAAAGCATTGGTTGAAATAAGCAAATTAAAAGATAAAAAAATCAAATCTTATCACCACGGCTTTGTTCTGGGACCAAGAATTAATGCAAGCGGTCGTATGGACATTGCTGATACTGCATTGAAACTACTTACAGGTGATGATTATGCAAAAAATCTGAAGCTGGCTGAAGAACTTGATAATAAAAATAAGGACAGACAGGACTTATGCGAAATCACTTTTAACGAAGCTGTAAATATTACTGAAAGAGATAAATACGGAAAAAACAGGGTAATCGTTGTATATCAGCCGCACTGGGTAAAAGGGATAATCGGAATAGTAGCTTCCAGAATAATGGAGAAATACTATCGTCCCGTTATTATTTTTGGCGGCGAAGACAGGCTGCAAGAAGGAGTAACAGGTTCAGCACGCTCAATTGACGGAATTGATATGTTTGAAATACTTTCAAAAATTGATAGAGACAGCCCCGGCTTACTTAAAAAATTCGGCGGACACGCTAAAGCTGCCGGTTTGTCTGTAACAAGGGAAAATATAGATAAATTCAGAAATAAAATTAATGAAATTGTATGCTCAGAATGCAAAGAAGAAGTTTTTATAAAAAAGAACGACTACGATTTAGACATCACTGTTGATGATATCGATGTTAATTTAGCAAAAGCTCTGGAATTGCTCGAACCATTCGGCGAAGGCAACAGAAAGCCGTTATTTCGTATAAAAAACCCCGTAATCGAAAATCAGCGCATAATTGGCAAAAACGGTGAGCATCTGATGTTTGAGCTCGGTAATGTTAATGGTAAAAAAGTGCGGGGTATACAGTTTAATACAGCAAAATCTGAAATTAATCCGGAGCAGTTATTTGGATATGTTGAATGTAACAGATACAATGGTGGTGAATACTGTCAGGTGAAAATAATATCATAA